From one Pogoniulus pusillus isolate bPogPus1 chromosome 37, bPogPus1.pri, whole genome shotgun sequence genomic stretch:
- the PPP1R8 gene encoding nuclear inhibitor of protein phosphatase 1 — MAASASAAGGGLSLFECPSWAGKPPPGLHLDVVKGDKLIEKLIIDEKKYYLFGRNPDLCDFTIDHQSCSRVHAALVYHKHLKRVFLIDLNSTHGTFLGHIRLEPHKPQQIPIDSTVSFGASTRAYTLREKPQTLPSAVKGDEKMGGEDEELKGLLGLPEEETELDNLTEFNTAHNKRISTLTIEEGNLDIQRPKRKRKNSRVTFSDDDEIINPEDVDPSVGRFRNMVQTAVVPVKKKRLEGSGALGSEEAASRRLQSFPYSGGLYGGLPPTHSEAGSQPHGAHGTALIGGLPMPYPNLAPDVDLTPVVPSTVNMNPAPNPAVFNPEAVNEPKKKKYAKEAWPGKKPTPSLLI, encoded by the exons gGCAGGAAAACCACCACCTGGCCTACATCTGGATGTAGTCAAAGGAGACAAACTCATTGAG AAGCTCATCATTGATGAGAAGAAATACTACCTGTTTGGGAGGAACCCTGACCTCTGCGACTTCACCATCGACCACCAGTCCTGCTCTCGGGTCCATGCTGCCTTGGTCTACCACAAGCATCTCAAGAGGGTTTTCCTCATAGATCTCAACAGCA cacaTGGCACGTTCTTGGGCCACATCCGCCTGGAGCCTCACAAGCCGCAGCAGATCCCCATTGACTCCACGGTGTCGTTCGGCGCCTCCACGCGGGCATACACCCTGCGGGAGAAGCCCCAGACGCTGCCCTCGGCCGTCAAAGGAGATGAGAAGATGGGGGGGGAAGACGAAGAGCTCAAGGGCTTGCTGggcctgccagaggaggagacagagCTGGAT AACCTGACAGAGTTCAATACAGCCCACAACAAGAGGATTTCCACCCTGACCATCGAGGAGGGGAACCTGGACATCCAGAGACCAAAGAGGAAGCGGAAGAACTCCAGAGTCACCTTCAGTGACGATGACGAAATCATCAATCCGG AGGACGTGGACCCATCTGTGGGGCGCTTCAGGAACATGGTGCAGACAGCAGTGGTCCCTGTCAAG AAGAAGCGCCTGGAGGGCTCGGGCGCGCTGGGCAGCGAGGAGGCAGCGTCGCGGCGCCTGCAGAGCTTCCCCTACAGCGGAGGACTCTACGGGGGGCTGCCGCCCACACACAGCGAGGCTGGCAGCCAGCCGCACGGCGCCCACGGCACGGCCCTCATCGGCGGGCTGCCCATGCCCTACCCCAACCTCGCCCCCGATGTGGACTTGACTCCCGTTGTGCCCTCGACAGTGAACATGAACCCGGCTCCGAACCCTGCCGTCTTCAACCCCGAGGCTGTGAACGAGCCCAAGAAGAAGAAGTACGCGAAGGAGGCGTGGCCGGGCAAGAAGCCGACCCCGTCCCTGCTGATCTGA